Proteins from one Hemiscyllium ocellatum isolate sHemOce1 chromosome 8, sHemOce1.pat.X.cur, whole genome shotgun sequence genomic window:
- the vti1b gene encoding vesicle transport through interaction with t-SNAREs homolog 1B isoform X1 yields MSSEELEKMHEAFGCVFEELRCQCERVSNYSGEQKKRFIREIDEKVDEANEVLDGMEKELRKAPLSFRNQMNTKIRSYRKDVSKLQQDVRSNDIGHGFRSDVKYTEYSTENEQSNYLGAQRALLLQGTDSLNRATQSIDRSHRIAAETDQIGSDIIEELGGQREQLERSKDRLINTGENLSRSRKILRSMSRSSSSLTLNIEAPQRSVLTPLLYSLYTHDCAYDTIVVGQISDGDETDYRQGGGGPGKMVHWEQPSSQCQQNQGTHY; encoded by the exons ATGTCATCCGAGGAGTTGGAGAAGATGCACGAAGCCTTTGGCTGTGTTTTCGAGGAGCTGAGGTGTCAGTGCGAGCGTGTGTCTAACTATTCAGGAG AACAGAAGAAAAGATTTATACGTGAAATTGATGAAAAAGTTGATGAAGCAAATGAAGTT CTGGATGGAATGGAAAAGGAACTAAGGAAAGCACCACTCTCATTCCGTAATCAGATGAATACAAAAATTCGTTCCTACAGAAAAGATGTAAGCAAGCTACAGCAGGATGTTAGAAGCAATGATATTGGACATGGATTTCGTAGTGACGTTAAGTACACAGAGTACAGTACTGAAAATGAACAAAGT AATTACTTAGGAGCTCAGCGTGCTTTGCTTTTGCAAGGTACAGACAGTCTGAACAGAGCAACTCAGAGTATAGACCGTTCTCATAGAATAGCAGCAGAGACTGATCAGATAGGTTCGGACATAATTGAGGAACTTGGTGGGCAAAGAGAGCAGCTGGAACGCTCGAAAGATAGG CTAATAAATACAGGTGAGAATTTGAGCCGGAGTCGGAAAATACTGCGTTCCATGTCCAGAAG ttcatcgtcactaacactcaacattgAAGCCCCCCAGAGGAGCGTACTCACCCCGCTCCTGTACTCATTGTATACCCATGATTGTGCCTATGACACCATcgtagtcggtcaaatctcagatggcgatgaaacagactacagacagggaGGTGGaggacctggaaaaatggtgcactgggaacaacctagctctcaatgccagcaaaaccaaggaactcattactga
- the arg2 gene encoding arginase-2, mitochondrial translates to MLMEQRIYKKGTAPAAHPETEKMSLQRGARHLLAKQRGWFPKQRRSAHSVGIIGAPFSYGQKRRGVEGGPQAIRAAGLVERLSGLGCKVHDYGDLNFTTVSNDTPYNNIVHHPRTVGLANQSLTEAVSRAVGDGHLSVMLGGDHSLGIGSVHGHAQQRPDLCLIWVDAHCDLNTPLTSMSGNLHGQPVSFLIRELQDKIPPLPGFSWVTPCISAKDLVYIGVRDVDPAEYYILKNFGIRYFSMKEVDQLGIHKVMERTFDHLIGKQKRPVHLSYDVDAIDPSLAPATGTPVIGGLTYREGMYIAEAVQNTGLLSAMDLVEVNPKLATSDAELNATVNIAIDIISFSLGQAREGSHGKCDELPTPSATYTTNEQTIRL, encoded by the exons ATGTTGATGGAGCAGCGCATTTATAAAAAGGGGACTGCCCCGGCCGCTCACCCTGAAACTGAAAAGATGTCTTTGCAGAGGGGTGCACGGCACCTTCTGGCGAAGCAGCGGGGCTGGTTCCCCAAGCAGAGGCGGTCGGCACATTCTGTGGGGATCATTGGAGCACCGTTCTCCTATGGCCAG AAACGCCGCGGAGTGGAAGGGGGACCGCAGGCGATCCGGGCCGCCGGCTTAGTGGAGAGACTTtcgggtctgg GTTGTAAAGTACATGATTATGGAGATCTGAATTTCACCACTGTATCAAATGACACACCATATAACAACATTGTCCACCACCCAAGAACAGTGGGTTTAGCCAACCAATCATTAACTGAAGCAGTCAGTCGAGCAGTTGGTGATGGTCACCTAAGTGTTATGCTTGGAGGAGATCACAG TTTAGGAATTGGTTCCGTCCATGGACATGCACAGCAGCGTCCTGATTTGTGTCTCATATGGGTTGACGCACATTGTGATCTAAACACACCTCTAACATCAATGTCTGGTAATCTGCATGGACAACCAGTATCGTTCCTTATCAGAGAGCTCCAGGACAAG ATACCACCACTTCCTGGATTTTCTTGGGTCACGCCTTGTATTTCAGCAAAGGACTTGGTTTATATTGGTGTTCGGGATGTTGATCCTGCTGAATA TTACATCCTGAAAAACTTTGGTATTCGATACTTCTCAATGAAAGAAGTGGATCAACTAGGAATACATAAAGTAATGGAAAGAACatttgatcaccttattggaaa ACAGAAAAGACCAGTGCACCTGAGCTATGATGTGGATGCCATTGACCCATCTTTAGCTCCTGCTACTGGTACTCCAGTGATAGGAGGACTAACATACAGGGAAGGGATGTATATTGCAGAGGCTGTGCAGAACACAG GATTACTGTCTGCAATGGATCTGGTGGAAGTCAACCCTAAACTTGCGACTTCAGATGCTGAACTTAATGCTACAGTAAATATTGCAATAGATATCATCTCCTTTTCTTTGGGACAGGCCCGAGAAGGATCCCACGGCAAATGTGATGAATTACCAACACCCAGTGCAACATATACAACAAATGAACAGACTATACGGCTTTAG
- the vti1b gene encoding vesicle transport through interaction with t-SNAREs homolog 1B isoform X2 has translation MSSEELEKMHEAFGCVFEELRCQCERVSNYSGEQKKRFIREIDEKVDEANEVLDGMEKELRKAPLSFRNQMNTKIRSYRKDVSKLQQDVRSNDIGHGFRSDVKYTEYSTENEQSNYLGAQRALLLQGTDSLNRATQSIDRSHRIAAETDQIGSDIIEELGGQREQLERSKDRLINTGENLSRSRKILRSMSRRVMTNKLLLGIIILLEVVILAAVVYVKFFRKH, from the exons ATGTCATCCGAGGAGTTGGAGAAGATGCACGAAGCCTTTGGCTGTGTTTTCGAGGAGCTGAGGTGTCAGTGCGAGCGTGTGTCTAACTATTCAGGAG AACAGAAGAAAAGATTTATACGTGAAATTGATGAAAAAGTTGATGAAGCAAATGAAGTT CTGGATGGAATGGAAAAGGAACTAAGGAAAGCACCACTCTCATTCCGTAATCAGATGAATACAAAAATTCGTTCCTACAGAAAAGATGTAAGCAAGCTACAGCAGGATGTTAGAAGCAATGATATTGGACATGGATTTCGTAGTGACGTTAAGTACACAGAGTACAGTACTGAAAATGAACAAAGT AATTACTTAGGAGCTCAGCGTGCTTTGCTTTTGCAAGGTACAGACAGTCTGAACAGAGCAACTCAGAGTATAGACCGTTCTCATAGAATAGCAGCAGAGACTGATCAGATAGGTTCGGACATAATTGAGGAACTTGGTGGGCAAAGAGAGCAGCTGGAACGCTCGAAAGATAGG CTAATAAATACAGGTGAGAATTTGAGCCGGAGTCGGAAAATACTGCGTTCCATGTCCAGAAG GGTTATGACAAACAAGTTGCTACTGGGTATTATCATCCTTCTGGAAGTGGTAATTCTAGCAGCTGTTGTATATGTCAAGTTCTTCCGCAAACATTAA